A genomic region of Colletotrichum destructivum chromosome 5, complete sequence contains the following coding sequences:
- a CDS encoding Putative arrestin-like protein — translation MGEARSVAAKLIGIPAKEDMNIFIDHHYTSKIYTCGSTVSGILKIVPRCDVRFDFVQINLLGSAGIHREHIYVTTHRTHLFLRLDMPVPESTYPTPRLYRAGTAYTIPFRFTVPHNLPENSCRHPVESDSIRSRHLQLPSSLRGWDKDDLSPEMTIVKYLVRAQVLELIGCEGKRIPVVKMEAEHPLNLLTASPEDPPMIIAKHNVHFALEETRTLRGNILTSSPGRITARSSQPEAIRLNADGHGARGSSVHIEFIFKPSTAEALPPEVTVNSTKIMAYTWGSLQPISSLPDMGSGVEPFVLSTRVAMDSVSIASWTTHVDPPDRETAGKSYRHDSPVTHKTSMKISFRLPTSTHVFPPTFYSCLLSRTYCLNICLSAGGRRLRLILPVQVAMEPQAEHTEMSPDDELPTWQQACESIARGGYADAVV, via the coding sequence ATGGGAGAAGCCAGGTCGGTGGCTGCCAAGCTCATCGGCATACCGGCGAAGGAAGACATGAACATCTTTATTGACCACCACTATACGTCCAAGATCTACACTTGCGGCTCCACCGTTTCCGGAATTCTGAAGATCGTTCCGCGATGCGATGTTCGATTCGATTTTGTCCAGATCAACTTGCTTGGGAGCGCAGGCATCCATCGGGAACACATCTATGTCACAACCCACAGGACGCATCTCTTCTTACGACTCGATATGCCGGTACCCGAGTCCACATATCCAACGCCAAGATTGTACAGGGCCGGGACAGCTTACACAATTCCCTTTAGATTCACCGTACCTCACAATCTTCCGGAAAACTCGTGTCGTCACCCAGTCGAGTCGGATAGCATACGGagccgccatctccaactGCCGTCCAGCTTGAGGGGCTGGGATAAAGACGACTTGTCTCCCGAGATGACGATTGTAAAATACCTTGTCAGGGCCCAGGTACTCGAACTGATTGGATGCGAGGGAAAGAGGATCCCCGTGGTGAAGATGGAGGCAGAACATCCTCTCAATCTTCTAACGGCGTCACCCGAGGACCCCCCGATGATCATCGCCAAGCACAACGTTCATTTCGCGCTCGAAGAAACGAGAACCTTGCGGGGGAACATACTCACAAGTTCCCCTGGCCGAATTACCGCCAGATCCTCGCAGCCGGAAGCCATACGCCTCAATGCGGACGGACACGGGGCCCGGGGATCGTCCGTCCACATCGAGTTCATCTTCAAGCCGTCAACTGCAGAAGCGCTGCCCCCGGAAGTCACAGTCAACTCCACCAAGATAATGGCATACACCTGGGGCTCGCTGCAGCCGATTAGCAGCTTGCCAGACATGGGGAGCGGCGTTGAGCCCTTTGTCCTGTCAACTCGGGTTGCCATGGACTCTGTCTCGATTGCATCTTGGACAACACACGTCGACCCTCCTGACCGAGAGACGGCAGGGAAGAGCTACAGACATGACTCTCCAGTTACGCACAAGACCTCGATGAAGATCAGCTTCAGgttgccgacctcgacccaCGTCTTCCCGCCGACGTTCTACTCTTGTCTTCTCTCCCGGACATACTGTCTCAATATATGTTTGAGTGCTGGTGGCCGCCGACTGAGGCTGATACTGCCGGTCCAGGTTGCCATGGAGCCGCAAGCTGAGCACACGGAAATGTCGCCAGACGATGAACTACCCACTTGGCAGCAGGCATGTGAATCGATTGCGCGGGGGGGTTACGCGGACGCCGTTGTTTAG
- a CDS encoding Putative cytochrome P450, which translates to MAGSLHAQITESLTPGRVFGSILFVFVGLLVLDHIWKPTYPENIPVVGYGKGTVAGVKNFCYYVFRYRDWVIEGYHKYNKQNRAFVVPAAASRAPDIIIPRSLTKWLLEYPDSAVSAHEAHNDVLYSDYNFLGKVYADDVWHTRVIHRSLARHLGSLVPGIEEEVSVAVDEAFGTDTDNWKTLSLWDAWLTIVPPVTNRILVGEGTCRNKGFCKAMVSFVDQVILNCFALHMVPQIMLPILGPLITLPNWWLWRKAARHSLPVIRKRLDDMAKKEAGDPAYDTWAAPEDFITWDIRMAKAEGNRFELDPYVISKRLLPIQFAAIHTTVITGHGIVLDLLSSDPAKGYMDGIREEAARVLKEEGGRWTKNGLSRLYRLDSAIRESQRLSNFSCTLMERKVVAEEGITNEQEGWHLPKGTFLTVNLEGLHHDDDVTPNAHEYDAFRTSRQREEYEAKPQAERSLEEGLRLKNLGMVTTSDAHLPFGHGRHACPGRFFVAHELKMVVANLLLNYDLKPISERPKPQWVGVTVVPPMDAKVELRRRKGTL; encoded by the exons ATGGCCGGCAGCCTCCACGCCCAAATCACCGAGTCGCTGACGCCCGGGCGCGTCTTCGGCTCCATCTTGTTCGTCTttgtcggcctcctcgtgCTCGACCACATCTGGAAGCCGACGTACCCGGAGAACATCCCCGTCGTCGGCTACGGCAAGGGCACTGTCGCCGGAGTCAAGAACTTTTGCTACTACGTCTTTCGCTACCGCGACTGGGTCATTGAGGGCTACCACAAG TACAACAAGCAGAACcgcgccttcgtcgtcccCGCTGCCGCGAGCCGGGCCcccgacatcatcatcccGCGATCCCTCACCAAGTGGCTGCTCGAGTACCCGGACTCGGCCGTCTCCGCGCACGAGGCCCACAACGATGTGCTCTACAGCGACTACAACTTCCTCGGCAAGGtctacgccgacgacgtgTGGCACACGCGCGTCATCCACAGGAGCCTCGCGCGCCACCTCGGCTCCCTGGTCCccggcatcgaggaggaggtctcggtcgccgtcgacgaggccttcGGCACCGACACGGACAACTGGAAGACGCTGAGCCTGTGGGACGCCTGGCTGACCATCGTGCCCCCCGTGACGAaccgcatcctcgtcggcgagggcaccTGTCGGAACAAGGGCTTCTGTAAGGCCATGGTCTCCTTCGTCGACCAGGTCATCCTCAACTGCTTCGCCCTGCACATGGTCCCGCAGATCATGCTGCCTATCCTCGGGCCCCTGATTACCTTGCCTAACTGGTGGCTGTGGCGCAAGGCCGCCAGGCACAGCCTGCCCGTCATACGCAAGcggctcgacgacatggccaagaaggaaGCCGGCGACCCGGCCTACGACACCTGGGCCGCGCCTGAGGACTTCATCACGTGGGATATCCGCATGGCCAAGGCGGAAGGCAACCGCTTCGAGCTCGATCCGTACGTCATCTCGAAGCGACTCTTGCCCATCCagttcgccgccatccacaCGACCGTCATCACCGGTCACGGCATCGTGCTCGACCTGCTGAGCTCCGACCCGGCCAAGGGGTACATGGACGGCATCAGGGAAGAGGCGGCGCGCGTgctcaaggaggagggcggccgcTGGACCAAGAACGGCCTCTCGAGGCTCTACCGCCTCGACAGCGCCATCCGCGAGAGCCAGCGGCTGAGCAACTTCAGCTGCACGCTGATGGAGCGCaaagtcgtcgccgaggagggcatcACCAACGAGCAGGAGGGCTGGCACCTCCCCAAGGGCACGTTCCTGACTGTCAACCTCGAGGGCCTccaccacgacgacgacgtcacCCCCAACGCGCACGAGTACGACGCCTTCCGCACGAGCCGGCAGAGGGAGGAGTACGAGGCGAAACCCCAGGCGGAGAGGAGcctggaggagggcctgAGGCTCAAGAACCTCGGCATGGTGACGACGAGCGACGCCCATCTCCCTTTTGGCCACGGGCGGCACGCATG CCCCGGccgcttcttcgtcgcccaCGAGCtgaagatggtggtggcCAACCTGCTTCTCAACTACGACTTGAAGCCGATATCCGAACGGCCGAAACCGCAGTGGGTGGGCGTGACGGTGGTGCCGCCGATGGACGCAAAGGTTGAGCTGAGGCGGAGGAAGGGCACCTTGTAG
- a CDS encoding Putative arterivirus papain-like cysteine protease alpha (PCPalpha) domain-containing protein: MLVQLLACGLATLAGASPLTARGIVTPRNLTLSWEILPTGSQQQFRGLSPVSDRIAWVSGTGGTVLRTIDGGASWESVGPELTGDDVELQFRDVQAFSAEKAVILSIGEGTDSRVYITADGGKSWTRTFTNDEPAAFFNCIDFEDDTRGFAVSDPVDGKFRLMETGDGGASWNLVDPSGMAPALEGEFGFAASGTCISTAAGRWYLASGGVDPGRVFRSPDGHRWEASGSAIAGGASAGVFSVRFRDAVHGIATGGDFNAANGSAHTAAWSEDGGETWTASEVFPGGYRSGAAWAPGLCGVAVAVGPSGSDITLDSGRTWRTFDTGSFDSVECLPGRVCWASGSRGRVAKLRLG; encoded by the coding sequence ATGTTGGTCCAACTTCTCGCATGTGGCCTGGCAACGCTTGCCGGCGCCTCGCCTCTCACAGCAAGAGGCATCGTCACTCCTCGGAACCTTACACTGAGCTGGGAGATCCTGCCGACGGGTAGCCAGCAGCAATTCAGAGGCTTGTCCCCAGTCTCGGACAGGATCGCCTGGGTGTCCGGGACGGGGGGCACTGTGTTACGgaccatcgacggcggcgcgtcCTGGGAATCCGTCGGGCCGGAGCTcacgggcgacgacgtcgagctgcaGTTCCGCGACGTCCAGGCGTTCTCGGCCGAAAAGGCCGTGATCCTATCAATCGGCGAAGGCACGGATTCGCGCGTCTAcatcaccgccgacggcggtaAGTCGTGGACGCGAACCTTCACCAACGACGAgccggccgccttcttcaactGCATCGACTTCGAGGACGACACAAGGGGGTTTGCGGTCAGCGACCCGGTCGACGGCAAGTTTCGGCTGATGGAGACGGGCGACGGGGGCGCGTCGTGGAACCTCGTGGACCCCAGCGGCATGGCGCCCGCGTTGGAAGGAGAGTTCGGGTTCGCCGCCAGCGGGACCTgcatctcgacggcggcggggcggtGGTATCTGGCAtccggcggcgtcgacccggGAAGAGTCTTCCGGAGTCCGGACGGACACCGATGGGAGGCGTCAGGCAGTGCGATTGCCGGCGGTGCGTCGGCCGGGGTGTTCTCGGTACGCTTCAGAGACGCGGTTCACGGCATTGCGACGGGCGGCGACTTCAACGCGGCGAATGGATCGGCTCACACAGCAGCGTGGtcggaggacggcggagagACGTGGACGGCATCGGAGGTGTTTCCGGGCGGTTACCGATCGGGAGCGGCATGGGCGCCGGGGCTGTGCGGagtggccgtcgccgtcgggccTTCTGGGTCTGATATCACACTCGACAGCGGGAGGACGTGGAGGACCTTTGATACGGGCTCCTTTGACAGCGTCGAATGTCTTCCAGGCCGAGTCTGCTGGGCGTCCGGATCGCGCGGGAGGGTCGCAAAGCTTCGGCTGGGGTGA
- a CDS encoding Putative GNAT domain, acyl-CoA N-acyltransferase encodes MDSPKKTSTPGDITIRTHRPGDMGYITHRHGTIYCKEFGFSERFEAYVGKITSDFLLNYDPLMERCWLAERDGAFLGCIMLIKDREAPANARLRCFLVEEAARGSGLGTRLIKLCIDMAREIGYERIALSTDKLMATARRLYTSFGFELKATKEHEDWGERQVGEIWEMRLR; translated from the coding sequence ATGGATAGTCCGAAAAAGACATCCACCCCAGGAGATATCACGATCCGGACACACCGCCCGGGTGACATGGGTTACATCACTCATCGACACGGAACAATCTACTGCAAAGAATTCGGCTTTAGCGAGCGCTTCGAAGCTTACGTCGGCAAGATTACGTCAGACTTCTTACTCAACTACGACCCTCTCATGGAGCGGTGCTGGCTCGCCGAGAGAGACGGGGCGTTTCTTGGGTGCATCATGCTCATCAAAGACCGAGAAGCACCGGCGAACGCGAGACTGCGATGCTTCCTGGTGGAAGAAGCTGCTCGAGGGTCTGGGCTGGGAACCAGGCTAATCAAGCTCTGCATCGACATGGCAAGGGAGATTGGGTACGAGCGTATTGCGTTGTCGACTGACAAGTTGATGGCCACTGCCCGTCGACTGTACACTAGTTTCGGATTCGAGTTGAAGGCTACCAAGGAACACGAAGACtggggagagagacaggTGGGCGAAATTTGGGAAATGAGATTGCGTTGA
- a CDS encoding Putative glycosyl transferase, family 15, nucleotide-diphospho-sugar transferase: MGALNRSLLPSFRCLVLSILLVFFQTQSALSGPLYIRDPSPRAAFVALVSPNQQDQMVASVAQLEQRFNSKYRYDWVFFSYEDLGEDFKDATSNATASTVTYNLIPQQHWSIPRSVDAGRFEAAAHHKSRWSAGLFAREKRLQAYDWFWMVEPGANGSRLLVQTQFMCDINVDIFRLMKERGIAYGVNKAPIQNIDDSKLLWQSTKSFITKHPELVRPTADITWILGDDGNLSKPSVSSDYYVDYADETEVDRDFHLKTRPCRVSGPETEGGVLPSDPHEADPEQCFPNLGASDYSAWLPSAYEKCGANTQIEIGNLNHFRGLQHSSYFNHLDDAGDFYYGNTANVPVHSLSATMFLPREKFWLPGDIVCEMRGLQSCPSVTGFIYDIDTADDSTFLTDIFGSSWFQSYEGSHLSVFHRIWANLAWGIARQNAIPAPQTGHTALDERNFKIYKPERYPVDVNLGWYSLEDTWRSWSIDRTKCFLTALGW; this comes from the exons ATGGGGGCACTCAACAGGTCTTTGTTGCCGTCTTTCCGTTGCCTCGTCCTTTCAATCCTTCTGGTTTTCTTCCAGACTCAATCGGCTTTGTCCGGACCCCTTTACATCCGCGACCCTTCACCAAGAGCTGCCTTTGTGGCCCTTGTGTCTCCGAATCAGCAGGACCAAATGGTTGCCTCGGTGGCACAGCTTGAGCAGCGATTCAACAGCAAGTACCGCTACGACTGGGTCTTCTTCAGCTACGAAGACCTTGGCGAAGACTTCAAAGATGCCACCTCGAATGCCACTGCCAGCACTGTCACATACAACTTGATCCCCCAGCAACATTGGTCAATTCCCAGATCGGTTGACGCTGGTCGCTTTGAAGCTG CTGCCCATCACAAGAGCCGCTGGTCTGCTGGTCTATTTGCAAGAGAGAAGCGTCTCCAAGCCTACGACTGGTTCTGGATGGTCGAGCCTGGC GCTAATGGCAGCCGGCTACTCGTCCAGACGCAGTTCATGTGCGACATCAACGTCGATATCTTCCGCCTCATGAAAGAACGTGGCATTGCGTATGGAGTCAACAAGGCACCAATTCAAAATATCGATGACTCGAAGCTGTTGTGGCAGAGCACCAAGTCGTTCATCACCAAACACCCTGAGCTGGTTCGACCTACTGCCGACATCACTTGGAtcctcggcgatgacggcaaTCTGAGCAAGCCCAGCGTTTCTTCCGACTACTACGTCGATTACGCGGACGAAACGGAAGTCGACCGCGACTTTCACTTGAAGACTAGGCCCTGCAGAGTCAGCGGACCAGAAACTGAGGGCGGTGTGCTGCCCAGTGATCCCCATGAGGCTGATCCTGAGCAGTGCTTCCCCAACTTGGGAGCGAGTGATTATTCTGCCTGGCTTCCCTCCGCCTACGAGAAGTGCGGTGCAAACACTCAAATCGAGATCGGCAACCTGAACCACTTCCGCGGTCTCCAGCACAGTTCCTACTTCAACCACctggacgacgccggcgacttcTATTACGGCAACACCGCGAACGTCCCCGTCCACTCTTTGAGTGCTACTATGTTCCTCCCTCGCGAGAAGTTCTGGCTCCCCGGTGATATCGTTTGCGAGATGCGTGGCCTCCAGAGTTGCCCTTCCGTGACGGGTTTCATTTACGATATCGATACCGCTGACGACTCGACCTTCCTGACTGACATCTTTGGCAGTTCTTGGTTCCAGTCGTACGAGGGCAGCCACCTTTCCGTCTTCCACCGCATTTGGGCAAACTTGGCCTGGGGGATCGCTCGACAGAACGCCATCCCTGCTCCACAGACTGGTCACACTGCTCTCGACGAGCGCAACTTCAAGATATACAAGCCGGAGCGATACCCCGTCGATGTCAACCTGGGCTGGTACTCGCTGGAGGACACTTGGCGCTCATGGTCAATCGACCGCACCAAGTGCTTCTTGACTGCTTTGGGATGGTAG
- a CDS encoding Putative NTF2-like domain superfamily protein codes for MEISNQEQFQRFLDEMNGDSNDIPLRPVLESKSRYILDSFDSNDVDEILDGLSEDITLVLDTKSPGEIIKGKQELISYFEAQHAQHTWIKTIPIITIVDSGRITCYSKQCFCEDGLGLMSTMLIIYDLNASQLIQRMEYRKIEKDSKFWGSDGDLLMSKAKEETISVKYDI; via the coding sequence ATGGAAATCAGCAATCAAGAGCAGTTTCAGCGCTTCCTGGATGAGATGAACGGAGACTCCAATGACATCCCCCTTCGACCAGTCCTAGAGAGCAAATCCCGATACATCTTGGACAGTTTCGATagcaacgacgtcgacgaaATCTTGGACGGACTGTCCGAGGACATCACCCTGGTTCTCGACACAAAGAGTCCCGGGGAAATTATCAAGGGAAAGCAGGAGTTGATCTCCTACTTCGAGGCCCAACATGCTCAGCATACTTGGATCAAGACGATCCCAATCATCACCATCGTTGACAGTGGCCGCATCACCTGCTATTCCAAACAGTGTTTTTGCGAAGATGGTCTTGGGCTAATGTCGACCATGTTGATCATCTATGATCTCAACGCCTCACAATTGATCCAAAGAATGGAGTACCGCAAAATCGAAAAGGACTCGAAGTTTTGGGGCTCTGATGGGGATCTTTTGATGAGTAAGGCAAAAGAAGAGACGATCAGCGTTAAATACGACATTTGA
- a CDS encoding Putative GNAT domain, acyl-CoA N-acyltransferase, with the protein MPNQISKQWYKDDYLISTDRSLLDLGAINDAFDSELLWWTKRVSEDGLRRIVDNSLCLGIYKLPGSTADIAGKKGPELVGLARIVTDYVTIGYLADIYVLPSHQGKGLAPWLMECLNEILDEWPDLRRFLLLTSSPQASKLYEQALGTVEWGQSHSGKLYLLEKRGPVMPDGPADADDED; encoded by the exons ATGCCGAACCAGATCTCTAAGCAGTGGTACAAGGACGACTACCTCATCTCCACCGACCGGTcgctcctcgacctcggggCCATCAACGACGCCTTCGACTCGGAGCTGCTGTGGTGGACGAAGCGTGTGTCGGAGGACGGCCTACGTAGGATTGTTGACAACTCGCTGTGTCTTGGTATCTACAAGCTCCCTGGGTCCACCGCCGATATCGCAG GCAAAAAGGGTCCCGAGCTCGTGGGCCTCGCTCGAATCGTCACGGACTATGTCACCATTGGCTACCTGGCCGACATCTACGTGCTGCCCTCGCACCAGGGCAAGGGCCTGGCTCCCTGGCTGATGGAGTGCCTAAACGAGATCTTGGACGAGTGGCCGGACCTGCGGCGCTTCTTGCTCTTaacctcgtcgccgcaggCGAGCAAGCTGTATGAGCAGGCGTTGGGAACTGTTGAGTGGGGCCAATCGCACTCAGGGAAGCTGTATCTGCTCGAGAAGCGAGGCCCCGTGATGCCCGATGGCCCGgcggacgccgacgacgaagactGA
- a CDS encoding Putative ribosomal RNA methyltransferase, FtsJ domain-containing protein translates to MGKSSKDKRDAYYRLAKEQGWRARSAFKLLQLDEEFDLFANVTRVVDLCAAPGSWSQVLSRVLIKGEKFGRSAWQDREAKFRQEMLGVFPATAGSAAASEAKHETEEAADEAQPRKDVKIVSIDLQPISPLPGIITLRADITHPATVPLLLKALDPDYDANSNSKQATDRVDLVISDGAPDVTGLHDLDIYVQSQLLFAALNLALCVLKPGGKFVAKIFRGRNVDLLYAQLKIFFETVIVAKPRSSRASSVEAFIVCINFQPPAGFQASLENPLGVGHQLPEMVEERRSQLPAIADALMQDAATGKWNAAPTASASRGDGRIVEVEAYDETDETTDHEKNIRWIAPFIACGDLSAFDSDASYQLPEDHVSLDPVQPPTAPPYKRAIALRKAAGGAYGKTSVKV, encoded by the exons ATGGGAAAATCCTCCAAGGACAAGCGCGACGCCTACTATCGCCTCGCCAAGGAGCAGGGCTGGCGTGCACGCAGCGCCTtcaagctgctgcagctggaCGAGG AGTTCGACCTCTTTGCCAACGTCACCAGAGTTGTTGACCTGTGCGCCGCCCCCGGGAGCTGGTCTCAGGTGCTGTCCCGCGTTCTCATCAAAGGAGAGAAGTTCGGCCGCTCAGCATGGCAGGACCGCGAGGCCAAGTTCCGTCAGGAGATGCTCGGTGTCTtccccgccaccgccggatccgccgccgcatctGAGGCCAAGCATGAGACTGAGGAGGCCGCGGACGAAGCTCAACCCCGCAAGGACGTCAAGATCGTGTCCATCGACCTGCAGCCCATCAGCCCTCTCCCGGGCATCATCACGCTGCGGGCCGACATCACGCACCCCGCCACcgtgccgctgctgctcaaggccctcgaccCCGACTACGACGCCAACTCTAACAGCAAGCAGGCGACCGACCGCGTCGACCTGGTCAtcagcgacggcgccccCGACGTTACCGGTCTCCATGACCTGGACATCTACGTCCAGTCCCAGCTACTCTTCGCCGCGCTCAACCTCGCCCTCTGCGTGCTGAAGCCGGGCGGCAAATTCGTCGCCAAGATCTTTCGAGGCCGCAACGTCGACCTTCTCTACGCCCAGCTCAAGATCTTCTTCGagaccgtcatcgtcgcgaAGCCGAGGTCGTCCCGTGCGAGCAGTGTCGAGGCGTTCATAGTGTGCATCAACTTCCAGCCCCCCGCCGGCTTCCAGGCCAGCCTCGAGAACCCGCTGGGCGTTGGCCACCAGCTTCCCGAGATGGTGGAAGAGCGCAGGAGCCAGCTGCCTGCCATAGCCGATGCGCTGATGCAGGACGCTGCCACGGGCAAATGGAATGCTGCTCCCACCGCGTCGGCCAGCAGGGGCGATGGACGGATCGTAGAGGTGGAGGCGTacgacgagacggacgagaccACGGATCACGAGAAGAACATTAGATGGATCGCTCCCTTCATTGCTTGCGGCGACCTGTCGGCCTTCGACTCTGATGCCTCCTATCAATTGCCCGAGGACCACGTCTCTCTCGACCCCGTGCAGCCCCCGACTGCACCTCCCTACAAGCGCGCCATCGCACTGAGaaaggccgccggcggagcGTACGGCAAGACCTCCGTCAAGGTGTAA
- a CDS encoding Putative ATP-dependent RNA helicase DEAD-box, Helicase superfamily 1/2, ATP-binding protein, which translates to MQHKRKQQPSEAGQNPLKRQKSSNQKNAPSKKRKVAASALPWKKVEVPEMFDDAEGFYGLEVIEGVDVIKDGENIEFVAAIPSGDDEKNHNDNDGDEFEGFSDSEPAPAQPETVKEEAKKDSKAAPKKTKKEKKAENAKQQAKDDKSADNSADKTDETNPADPPTEEPKDKKKNKKEKKQKKTQPKPEDAKLENSDFSALEKVEEAEEDLDMTPWVDLGLSPATVSAIAKLKFAKPTKIQASTIPEILAGHDVIGKASTGSGKTLAFSIPIVEDWLDKYEEKADGGKPEKADNTPLALILSPTRELAHQITNHIKNLCAGLVNAPFVCSVTGGLSVFKQQRQLAKADIVIGTPGRLWEVISGSRELLAGFRQIRYLVVDEADRLLSEGHFKEAGEILDALDREVIEEDDDDDDEKNLSARQTLVFSATFHQGLQQKLAGKGKWGLMSEEESMEYLLKKLNFREEKPKFIDVNPAKQMASGLKEGLIECGGMEKDLYLYTVILLNPNRRTLVFTNSISAVRRLAPFLQNLNINATALHSQMAQKARLRSVEKFTATKPNTTAVLIATDVAARGLDIPGIDQVIHYHVPRAADMYVHRSGRTARAERTGLSIILCGPEEVVPTRRLAAKVHAGQASKKKYFMRTIDIDRRIASRLKPRVDLAKKLTDATLAKEKGTKDEDWVKAAAEELGVEYDSEELDKAGSWTGRGSQRKKKQQEDKNITKAEMGAMRAQLRELLSRRVNSGVSEKYITSGSIDVEELLRGGTGDFLGKVDGLDLEDL; encoded by the exons ATGCAGCACAAAAGGAAACAGCAGCCCTCTGAGGCCGGCCAGAACCCCCTCAAGCGCCAAAAGTCCTCCAACCAAAAGAATGCGCCctccaagaagcgcaaggtTGCCGCCAGCGCCCTGCCGTGGAAGAAGGTCGAGGTCCCCGAGAtgttcgacgacgccgagggttTCTACGGTCTGGAGGTCATCGAGGGTGTTGATGTCATCAAGGATGGCGAGAACATCGAGTTT GTCGCGGCCATTCCCTccggcgatgacgagaagaacCACAatgacaacgacggcgacgagttCGAAGGCTTCAGCGACTCTGAACCAGCCCCTGCGCAACCCGAAACCGTGAaagaggaggccaagaaagaCAGCAAGGCGGcaccgaagaagacgaagaaggagaagaaggccgaaaACGCAAAGCAGCAGGCAAAGGACGACAAGTCAGCCGACAACTCCGCCGACAAGACCGACGAGACAAATCCCGCCGATCCCCCGACTGAAGAACCCaaagacaagaagaagaacaagaaggagaagaagcagaaaaAGACACAGCCCAAGCCCGAAGACGCCAAGCTCGAGAACAGCGACTTCTCCGCTCTAGAAAAAGtagaagaggccgaggaggatctCGACATGACCCCCTGGGTCGATCTCGGTCTCTCGCCCGCCACCGTTtcggccatcgccaagctcaagTTCGCGAAGCCGACAAAGATCCAGGCGTCCACGATACCTGAGATTCTAGCTGGCCACGACGTCATCGGAAAGGCCTCGACCGGTTCCGGTAAGACGCTGGCGTTCTCGATTCCCATCGTCGAGGACTGGCTCGACAAGtacgaggagaaggccgacggcggcaagccCGAAAAGGCCGACAACACACCCCTGGCGCTGATcctgtcgccgacgagagaATTGGCCCACCAAATCACGAACCACATCAAGAACCTCTGCGCCGGCCTGGTCAACGCGCCCTTTGTCTGCTCCGTCACGGGAGGTCTGTCCGTGTTCAAGCAGCAGAGACagctggccaaggccgacatCGTCATCGGTACGCCGGGACGTCTGTGGGAGGTCATCAGCGGCAGCAGGGAGCTGCTCGCCGGCTTCAGGCAGATCAGGTACCTGgtggtcgacgaggccgacagGCTGCTGAGCGAGGGACacttcaaggaggccggcgagatcctcgacgccctggaccGTGAGGTCattgaggaggatgacgacgatgacgacgagaagaacctTTCGGCCAGGCAAACGCtcgtcttctcggcgacgttCCATCAGGGCTTGCAGCAGAAGCtggccggcaagggcaaATGGGGGCTCAtgtcggaggaggagtcAATGGAGTATTtgctgaagaagctcaacTTCCGTGAGGAGAAGCCTAAGTTCATCGACGTGAACCCTGCGAAGCAGATGGCGTCCGGTCTGAAGGAGGGCCTGATCGAGTGCGGTGGCATGGAGAAG GATCTGTACTTGTACACCGTCATCCTGCTCAACCCCAACCGCAGAACGCTCGTCTTTACAAACTCCATCAGCGCCGTTCGCCGCCTCGCGCCTTTCCTCCAGAACCTCAACATCAACGCCACGGCGCTGCACTCCCAAATGGCACAAAAGGCTCGTCTCCGCTCCGTCGAAAAGTTCACCGCGACGAAGcccaacaccaccgccgtccTCATCGCCACTGATGTCGCGGCCCGCGGTCTCGATATCCCTGGAATTGACCAGGTCATCCACTACCACGTGCCCCGCGCTGCTGACATGTACGTCCATCGCTCCGGCCGTACGGCTCGTGCCGAGCGCACCGGTCTGAGCATTATTCTCTGCGGACCCGAAGAGGTTGTCCCGACGCGCAGGCTGGCGGCCAAGGTCCACGCCGGGCAAGcgagcaagaagaagtacTTCATGCGGACCATCGACATCGACCGCCGCATCGCGTCCCGCCTCAAGCCGCGGGTGGacctggccaagaagctcacGGACGCGAcgctggccaaggagaagggcaccaaggacgaggactggGTCAAGgccgctgccgaggagctcggcgtcgagtaCGACagcgaggagctcgacaaggccggcagCTGGACCGGGCGCGGCAGCcagcggaagaagaagcagcaggaggaCAAGAACATCACAAAGGCCGAGATGGGCGCCATGAGGGCGCAGCTGCGCGAGCTGCTGTCGAGGCGCGTCAACTCCGGCGTCAGCGAGAAGTACATCACGTCGGGCagcatcgacgtcgaggagctgctccGGGGCGGGACGGGAGATTTCCTGGGCAAGGTCGACGGTCTGGACCTGGAGGACTtgtga